The following proteins are co-located in the Acidimicrobiales bacterium genome:
- a CDS encoding VOC family protein, with protein MTNPLAQRLHHTAYLTKDQEATRAFYEDILGFPLVACWSEADELFGALRVYCHTFFGLADGSALAFFQFANQDDQDLFDPALTPSPFRHIALKVDADGQAELERRLTAANWKPEGTYVLEHGYCRSLYTEDPNGMLLEFTVDVDNADEIASDRVQDAHATLERWLAGDHTSNNSYR; from the coding sequence ATGACCAACCCGCTCGCACAACGACTTCACCACACCGCATACCTCACCAAGGACCAGGAGGCCACACGGGCCTTCTATGAAGACATCCTCGGATTCCCGCTGGTTGCCTGCTGGTCGGAAGCCGACGAACTGTTCGGCGCCCTTCGCGTCTATTGCCACACCTTCTTCGGCCTCGCCGATGGCAGCGCGCTGGCTTTCTTCCAGTTCGCGAACCAAGACGATCAAGACCTGTTCGACCCGGCACTGACACCGTCGCCTTTCCGCCACATCGCCCTCAAGGTCGACGCAGACGGCCAAGCCGAGCTCGAACGCCGCCTGACCGCGGCCAACTGGAAGCCCGAGGGAACCTACGTGCTCGAGCATGGCTACTGCCGCTCGCTCTACACCGAGGATCCGAACGGGATGCTGCTCGAGTTCACCGTCGATGTCGACAACGCCGACGAGATCGCCTCCGATCGGGTCCAGGATGCCCACGCCACGCTCGAGCGTTGGTTGGCAGGCGACCACACATCGAACAACAGCTACCGCTGA
- a CDS encoding IclR family transcriptional regulator C-terminal domain-containing protein, translated as MAARRALAKDRDFVEALARGIEVLTAFSPSQIEMTVSDVADHTGLARPTARRLLLTLEQLGYVRSTDGRYSLTTKVLDIGTAAVAAQGIWDLARPHMLGLVSFTGESSSMSQLDGSDIVYTARVPVPKIIALAVTIGTRFPAVATSMGKVLLADLSQDQLDKALACSSTSHVIPRVTPERGELDEILAGVRARGWAMADEILSHGIRSVAAPVYGADGRVVAALNVTTHAAETSVEKLTGDYLPALLEAARAITDEWANLARLPTAEVNR; from the coding sequence ATGGCAGCGCGCAGAGCACTGGCCAAAGACCGCGACTTCGTCGAGGCATTGGCTCGAGGCATCGAGGTTCTCACCGCCTTCAGCCCCAGCCAGATCGAGATGACCGTCAGCGACGTCGCCGACCACACCGGGTTGGCCAGGCCCACTGCGCGCCGCCTCTTGTTGACACTGGAACAGCTGGGTTACGTGAGATCGACCGATGGCCGATACTCGCTCACCACCAAGGTGCTCGACATCGGCACGGCCGCAGTCGCAGCCCAGGGCATATGGGATCTCGCAAGACCCCACATGCTGGGGCTGGTGTCGTTCACCGGCGAGTCGTCGTCGATGTCGCAACTCGACGGATCCGACATCGTCTACACCGCGCGGGTGCCGGTGCCGAAGATCATCGCCCTGGCGGTGACCATCGGTACCCGGTTCCCGGCGGTTGCCACCTCGATGGGCAAGGTCTTGCTGGCCGACCTCTCCCAAGACCAACTCGACAAGGCACTGGCGTGTTCGTCGACGTCACACGTCATTCCCCGCGTCACACCCGAGCGCGGTGAACTCGACGAGATCCTGGCCGGTGTGCGGGCCCGCGGGTGGGCCATGGCCGACGAGATCTTGTCTCACGGAATCCGCTCGGTGGCGGCCCCCGTGTACGGAGCCGACGGTCGGGTGGTCGCAGCTCTGAACGTCACTACCCACGCGGCCGAGACGTCGGTCGAGAAGCTGACCGGCGACTACCTGCCTGCCCTCCTCGAGGCGGCAAGAGCCATCACGGACGAATGGGCGAACCTTGCCCGACTGCCGACCGCGGAGGTCAACAGATGA
- a CDS encoding CaiB/BaiF CoA-transferase family protein: MNQQNRPLEGIVVADLSRVLAGPYCTMLMADLGATVIKVESPQGDDTRTWIPPEHDGVSTYYLSINRNKRSIVLDFRNPDDVAVVHELFRRADVVVENFKVGALDKFGLGYDTAAQINPELVYLSISGFGTAEGAGIPGYDLVVQAVSGLMSLTGDPEGPAYRAGISVFDVMTGLHGTIGLLAALHQRSQTGRGQHVEVNLLSSALSGLVNHTGGYAAAGVVPFRMGNEHPSVYPYQTMPTADRDVIVACGNDRQFQALCNVLGVPELAQDDRFKLNADRTANREILHPMLLAELAKWSADDLFDRLNTAGVPCGPVNTIDEGVALAERLGLNPIVEVAEGDRSVSLIANPITFSDAQASYQRLPPRLGEHTDEIRAWLDEPAS, encoded by the coding sequence ATGAACCAGCAGAACCGGCCCCTGGAAGGCATCGTCGTCGCCGATCTGTCTCGAGTTCTCGCCGGCCCCTACTGCACCATGCTGATGGCCGACCTCGGGGCCACGGTGATAAAGGTCGAGAGTCCTCAGGGTGATGACACCCGCACCTGGATACCTCCAGAACACGACGGCGTATCGACCTATTACCTGTCGATCAACCGCAACAAGCGCTCGATCGTTCTCGATTTCCGCAACCCCGACGACGTCGCTGTGGTGCACGAACTGTTTCGTCGCGCCGACGTCGTCGTCGAGAACTTCAAGGTCGGCGCTCTCGACAAGTTCGGCCTCGGCTACGACACCGCTGCCCAGATCAACCCCGAACTCGTCTACTTGTCGATCTCGGGCTTCGGAACCGCAGAAGGCGCAGGCATACCCGGATACGACCTGGTTGTGCAGGCCGTGTCCGGTCTGATGAGCCTCACCGGCGATCCGGAAGGTCCGGCCTACCGAGCCGGCATCTCGGTGTTCGACGTCATGACCGGGCTTCACGGCACCATCGGCCTTCTGGCAGCACTGCACCAGCGCTCGCAGACGGGCAGGGGCCAACACGTCGAGGTCAACCTGTTGTCCTCCGCGCTGTCGGGGTTGGTAAACCACACGGGCGGCTACGCGGCAGCAGGTGTGGTGCCCTTCAGGATGGGCAACGAGCACCCCAGTGTGTACCCGTACCAGACAATGCCCACCGCCGACCGCGACGTCATCGTCGCCTGCGGCAACGACAGGCAGTTTCAGGCACTGTGCAACGTGCTCGGCGTTCCCGAGTTGGCCCAAGACGACCGGTTCAAGCTGAACGCCGACCGCACCGCCAACCGCGAGATCCTCCACCCCATGCTGTTGGCCGAGTTGGCCAAGTGGTCGGCCGACGATCTATTCGACCGCCTGAACACCGCCGGGGTGCCGTGTGGGCCGGTGAACACGATCGACGAAGGGGTCGCCCTGGCCGAGCGCCTGGGGCTGAACCCGATAGTCGAGGTCGCCGAAGGCGACCGCTCGGTGAGTCTCATCGCCAACCCGATCACCTTCAGCGACGCCCAGGCGTCGTACCAGAGGTTGCCGCCGCGGTTGGGCGAACACACCGACGAGATTCGCGCATGGCTCGACGAACCGGCTTCGTGA
- a CDS encoding citryl-CoA lyase, with amino-acid sequence MTSTPQPTYRTGIGASDLHSIKLLGHELADDLLGQITFGELAYWLVAKRRPSPGQRVMFEAVLVALADHGFTPTAISARLTYLSAPDSIQGALASGLLGGGSRYLGVTEDAALFLHAALADLDSLPTTDEGWDEAALDLVGRTKQAGRFVPGLGHPVHKDGDPRTPTLMRLARENAQFGPHLELFSAIGRVHPQVLGRTLPLNGAGVCGAVLADIDLPMGVMRGFALLARCAGILGHLAEEMTDPVAQEMYMNIDRNTDYQPPTN; translated from the coding sequence ATGACCTCAACCCCCCAACCCACCTACCGCACCGGAATCGGCGCTTCCGACCTTCACAGCATCAAGCTGCTCGGACACGAACTCGCCGACGATCTGCTTGGCCAGATCACGTTCGGGGAACTCGCCTACTGGCTGGTCGCCAAACGTCGTCCCTCACCCGGCCAGCGAGTGATGTTCGAAGCTGTCTTGGTCGCGTTGGCCGATCACGGGTTCACGCCAACGGCCATATCCGCGCGTCTCACATACCTCAGCGCCCCCGATTCGATCCAGGGTGCCCTGGCGTCGGGATTGTTGGGCGGCGGCAGCCGGTATCTGGGTGTCACCGAAGACGCGGCCCTGTTCCTGCACGCGGCATTGGCCGATCTCGACTCGCTGCCGACCACCGATGAAGGTTGGGATGAGGCGGCGCTGGACCTGGTCGGCCGCACCAAGCAGGCCGGACGATTCGTGCCAGGTTTGGGCCACCCGGTTCACAAGGACGGCGACCCCCGCACCCCCACCCTCATGCGTTTGGCCCGCGAGAACGCGCAGTTCGGTCCTCACCTCGAACTGTTCTCGGCCATCGGTCGGGTGCACCCACAGGTGCTCGGCCGCACTCTTCCCCTGAACGGTGCCGGCGTATGTGGCGCCGTTCTGGCCGACATCGACCTGCCCATGGGAGTGATGCGCGGATTTGCACTGCTGGCGAGATGTGCCGGGATCCTGGGCCATCTGGCCGAGGAGATGACCGATCCTGTGGCTCAGGAGATGTACATGAACATCGACCGCAACACCGATTACCAGCCACCGACCAACTGA
- a CDS encoding cobalamin-independent methionine synthase II family protein — protein MLDTTVMGSYPQPRWLVDRDRLVGDGVPRVRNRELWKVSDEDFDEAIEAATLMAIADQQDAGIDIITDGEVGRESYFNHFANSLGGVDKERIGQGVNRRGGVAEVPLVNGPIVREHPIELDSARFLRDHSTARTKVTVPGPFTLSQLAQNDYYPDQAALAMAYATAVNQELRELQDLGIDVLQLDEPYLQANAESAREFAVEAISAALDGITATTTLHTCYGYAIYVENKSSGYPFLDELSQVPADFIAIETAQPGLGPEIVERLAPRGVVLGVIDLGSDQVEDPHAIADKVRGALRYTTPDKLAFSPDCGMKYLPRSLAKAKLAAMVEGVKMVRDEL, from the coding sequence ATGCTCGACACCACCGTCATGGGTAGCTACCCGCAGCCGCGCTGGCTGGTCGATCGCGACCGCCTCGTGGGGGACGGCGTTCCACGGGTCCGCAACCGCGAGCTGTGGAAGGTTTCCGACGAAGACTTCGACGAGGCCATCGAGGCCGCCACGCTGATGGCCATCGCAGACCAGCAGGACGCAGGCATCGACATCATCACCGATGGTGAGGTGGGTCGCGAGTCTTACTTCAACCACTTCGCCAACTCGCTGGGAGGTGTCGACAAGGAGCGCATCGGGCAAGGGGTCAACCGCCGTGGTGGCGTGGCCGAGGTGCCCCTGGTCAATGGACCCATCGTGCGCGAGCATCCCATCGAACTCGACTCGGCGCGGTTCTTGCGCGACCACTCGACCGCGCGCACCAAGGTCACCGTTCCCGGGCCCTTCACTCTCAGCCAGCTGGCACAAAACGACTACTACCCAGATCAAGCGGCGCTTGCCATGGCCTATGCCACGGCGGTCAACCAGGAGCTTCGCGAACTCCAAGATCTGGGCATCGACGTGTTGCAGCTCGACGAGCCATATCTGCAGGCCAACGCCGAGTCAGCCCGCGAGTTCGCCGTCGAGGCGATCTCGGCAGCTCTCGATGGCATCACCGCTACCACGACCCTGCACACGTGCTACGGCTACGCGATCTACGTCGAGAACAAATCGTCTGGTTATCCGTTCCTGGACGAGCTGTCGCAAGTGCCGGCCGACTTCATAGCCATAGAGACCGCCCAACCCGGGCTGGGGCCCGAAATCGTCGAACGGTTGGCGCCCAGAGGGGTCGTGCTGGGCGTTATCGACCTGGGCAGCGACCAGGTCGAAGATCCCCACGCCATCGCCGACAAGGTTCGCGGGGCCCTGCGCTACACCACCCCAGACAAGCTGGCGTTCTCGCCCGACTGCGGAATGAAATACCTGCCGCGCTCACTGGCCAAGGCCAAGCTGGCAGCGATGGTCGAGGGCGTGAAGATGGTGCGCGACGAGCTGTGA
- a CDS encoding DUF2817 domain-containing protein yields MTSPLASSYGQARARFLEASSAAGARVETFAHPDAGPNGEDLAVDLAWLAEAEGDQNLVLVVSGTHGVEGFAGSAIQTRHIVEGIELAPSTSMVMLHALNPYGFAWVRRTNEDNIDLNRNFVDFDARPVNERYGPIADVLVPDKWDEATQQATLRALLELLEQRGMPEVQEIVSGGQYDHPKGLFYGGVEPSWANRLLRDLCSGPFARFDRVVIVDLHTGLGPWGVGELISSVPDTSDAFEADQAVFGDDLVSLASGESVSAQLAGEWISAVAQWLSPAQVHAVAIEYGVVEIIQVLMALRADAWLHGYGDPTGSEAAPIKQALRAVFADDDPEWHERTWQRYQQVWRRINQALSA; encoded by the coding sequence ATGACCTCACCACTTGCCTCCAGCTATGGCCAGGCTCGGGCGCGCTTCCTGGAAGCGTCGAGTGCAGCCGGTGCGCGCGTCGAAACGTTCGCACATCCAGACGCAGGACCCAACGGCGAGGACCTGGCTGTCGATCTGGCTTGGCTGGCCGAAGCCGAAGGCGACCAGAACCTCGTCCTGGTCGTGTCGGGCACCCACGGCGTCGAGGGCTTCGCCGGTTCGGCCATCCAGACCCGCCACATCGTCGAGGGCATCGAGCTGGCGCCGTCGACGTCGATGGTGATGCTGCACGCCCTCAACCCGTATGGCTTTGCATGGGTGCGGCGCACCAACGAGGACAACATCGACCTCAACCGCAACTTCGTCGACTTCGATGCCAGGCCCGTCAACGAACGCTATGGGCCAATCGCAGATGTTCTGGTGCCAGACAAATGGGACGAAGCGACCCAACAGGCGACACTTCGGGCGCTGCTCGAGCTTCTCGAGCAAAGGGGTATGCCCGAGGTGCAAGAGATCGTGTCGGGTGGCCAGTACGACCATCCCAAGGGTTTGTTCTACGGCGGCGTAGAGCCATCGTGGGCCAACCGGTTGTTGCGCGACCTGTGCAGCGGGCCCTTCGCGCGATTCGACCGGGTGGTCATCGTCGACCTGCACACCGGTCTGGGGCCGTGGGGGGTCGGCGAGTTGATCAGCTCTGTGCCCGATACCAGCGACGCTTTCGAGGCCGATCAGGCCGTGTTCGGTGACGATCTGGTGTCGCTGGCGTCGGGGGAGTCGGTGTCGGCTCAGCTGGCCGGCGAGTGGATCTCGGCCGTTGCCCAGTGGTTGTCGCCCGCCCAGGTTCACGCGGTGGCGATCGAATACGGCGTGGTCGAGATCATCCAGGTGCTGATGGCGTTGCGCGCCGACGCATGGCTGCACGGCTACGGCGACCCCACCGGTTCAGAGGCTGCGCCCATCAAGCAGGCGCTGAGGGCCGTCTTCGCCGATGATGACCCCGAATGGCACGAGCGCACCTGGCAGCGTTATCAGCAGGTCTGGCGGCGTATCAATCAGGCGTTGAGTGCCTGA
- the ftsY gene encoding signal recognition particle-docking protein FtsY, whose amino-acid sequence MDPLILILIIVSALVLASLPFIHRAWTRRGGVPGEVAPERERPSIVDTTPPDLREAPTVEAEPEPLPEVVEEPPSFFARLGKARSTVAGYFGSVLSRGVDNDTWDELEEALIRADVGVAATTAIIEDLRERAKRDGIKESSALMAALGDEMKSVLKADRSLDMTDEGQTVWLFVGVNGVGKTTTIGKVGKRLTDDGKTVLMAAGDTFRAAAAEQLATWAERCQADLVRGAEGADPSSVIFDGVQAGWSREVDVVLADTAGRLHTKSNLMEELRKVKRVAEREPGVVTETLLVIDATTGQNGLAQAKQFTEAVDVTGVVLTKLDGSAKGGIVFAIERDLGIPVKLVGLGEGAADLVDFDPDAFVDALLG is encoded by the coding sequence ATGGATCCTCTGATTCTCATTCTCATCATCGTCAGCGCCTTGGTGCTGGCGTCGTTGCCGTTTATCCACCGAGCCTGGACTCGACGTGGGGGAGTGCCAGGCGAGGTTGCTCCAGAGCGCGAGCGGCCCAGCATTGTCGACACCACGCCTCCGGATCTGCGCGAGGCGCCCACTGTCGAGGCCGAACCCGAGCCGCTGCCCGAGGTTGTCGAGGAACCGCCGAGTTTCTTCGCCCGCCTGGGCAAGGCCCGGTCGACGGTGGCCGGTTATTTCGGTTCGGTGCTGTCGCGCGGTGTCGACAACGACACCTGGGACGAGTTGGAGGAGGCTCTGATTCGCGCCGACGTTGGCGTGGCCGCGACAACAGCCATCATCGAGGATCTTCGCGAAAGGGCCAAGCGCGACGGCATCAAGGAGTCTTCGGCACTGATGGCCGCCTTGGGCGACGAGATGAAGAGTGTGCTCAAGGCCGACCGCTCGCTGGACATGACCGATGAGGGCCAGACGGTTTGGCTGTTCGTCGGGGTCAACGGTGTGGGCAAGACGACCACCATCGGCAAGGTCGGAAAGCGCCTCACCGACGACGGCAAGACGGTGCTGATGGCGGCGGGAGATACGTTCCGAGCAGCGGCTGCTGAGCAGTTGGCCACGTGGGCCGAACGCTGCCAGGCCGATCTCGTGCGCGGGGCCGAGGGTGCAGATCCGAGCTCTGTGATCTTCGACGGCGTGCAGGCGGGCTGGTCACGAGAGGTCGACGTGGTGTTGGCCGACACCGCAGGCCGTCTTCACACCAAGTCAAATCTGATGGAAGAGCTTCGTAAGGTCAAGCGAGTGGCCGAACGCGAGCCGGGAGTTGTCACTGAAACCCTGCTGGTCATCGACGCCACCACCGGTCAGAACGGTCTGGCCCAGGCCAAACAGTTCACGGAGGCAGTCGATGTCACCGGTGTGGTGTTGACCAAGCTCGATGGCTCCGCCAAGGGCGGCATCGTGTTTGCCATCGAACGTGACCTCGGCATACCGGTGAAGCTGGTCGGGTTGGGCGAAGGTGCCGCCGATCTGGTCGATTTCGACCCCGACGCCTTCGTCGACGCGCTGCTCGGATGA